The genomic segment CAGGAAACGCACGGCATCCGGAAGCGACTGAAACGCCTGCTGGATGCCGCCCGTGCCCTGTTGAACGAGCGAAGCGAGCATGACGAGCAGGCGCACGATGCCTGGCATGGGTGACGAGCGGCGTGAGCGCGTCCGGCGCGCGCGCGGTGGACGAACTTTCGTACCGCCCGTTTGCGTGTAGGATGCGCCGGTCGGCGGCGGCGACGCAGAAGCGCGTGCGCTCACTGGCTGAGCGGCTGCGCGCTGCAGCACGCACCACGGGCACTCCGCAAGTTGCCGCGCGTAGTAATGGCGGTGCGCGCACGGCACGAGGTTCTGCTCGGCGGCGTCGAGTGCGTACTTCCACTCATCGGCGATGGGCCGCGCCGCCGGGCTCAGGTAGCCATCCACGAACGCGCGCCGGAACAGCGCCGACAGCGCGGGGTCGAGCGCGTCGAGCGGCAGCACGTTCGGCAGCGGCGCGACACGGCCGTGCGATGCCGGCGCATACGGGTACAGCCCTTGTCGGATGCGCTCGCCGACTTCCGGCGGATCGCCCGCGCCGAGCCAGCGCGCGCGGAACGGGTGACTGCCGTCCATCAAGAGTTGGTAGATCAGCACGGCCAGCCCGAAGGCGTCGTGCTGGGGGGCGCGGGTCGTCGTGTCCAGCGCGCGGCCGTGCAGTTCGGGCGGCAGGTACTCCCAGCGCGCCACCGGGCAGGGAAACACGCGCTTGTCCGTGCGCACCTGGAACGAGTCGGTGTCGATCAGCGTCACGAGCGCGTTCGGCTTGACCAGCACGTTGCTCTCGTTCAGGTCGCCAATCACGTAGTCGTGACCGTGCAGGGAAACCAGCGCCGAGGCGAGGTTGCGCGCGGCGCGGTGCAGGTAGCGCCAGTCGAAGCTGGGCAGCGTCTGCGCGCGCAGGCGCGGGTTGAAGACTTCGAGCAGGCGGTACGCGCCCAGGATGCGCGGCATCAGGTAGCCGACGCACTGCCCGCGCGCGTCGAACAGCACGTCGCGCGGCCACGCGATCGACGGGTGGCTGATCTGCGCGTTGGGGTCCTCCGGCGGGTTGTCCACCATCCAGCGCAGCTTGTCGGCGTAGTCGTCGCGCCGGACGGTGTAGATTTTGGCGAGCCAGTCGGGGTGGTCAAGGACGTGACGCACCTCGGCCTCGCCGCCCTGCGCGATGATATCGCCGACGGAGAGGCGCTGGCCGCGCGGCGTGCGCACGAGCGTGGTCGTCATGCCGGCTCGGCCGTCAACTGCGGCTCGACGCGCACGGCGATCACCAGCGTCTTGTCGTCGTCGGTGCGCGCGGTGACGCGTTCGGAGCAGAGAAACGCGGCGAGTTCGACATCCGCATCGGCATGCGCTTGCGCGGCGAAGGCGAACAGCGGCTGGAAGAACGGCGCATGCGGCGCGTAGTCGGGCAGGCGCAGCGCCAGCCGCAGCAACCCATCGGTCGTTGCAGCGACGGCGCGCGCGGTGCCGTCCACCCGCGCGATCTGCACGCAATCGCGTGCGTCGTCCTGCGTCAGGAAGTGCGTCTCGTTGGCGTACTCGCCCTTCTGCGGCGGGGCGGAAGCGAGGCGCAGTTCGCCGCCGGTTTCCGCGATAACCGCGCCATCGCCGAGGCTGGCGACGGTGAGCACATTCGCGCCGGCGATGGCGCAGGTGAGCGTGCTGGCGAACTGCGCCAGCGGCACGCCGGCCTCGGCAGCCAGAACGGCCAGCGCCTCGCGCGCGCGGGCGAACGCGTCGCGCAGCAACACATCCGGCGGAAGTGGTTCCGGCGCAGCGAAGCCGTCGGCCAGCGTCGCCAGTACCGCACCGACCGCCGCCTGCGCGCCTTCCAGCGAGCGCGGTGCCGACCCGGCGCCATCGGCAACGGCCAGTATCAGTATATCGTCGGGCAGTACGCGCCAGCCATGCGCATCCTGGCATGGCGCACCCTGCCGTGTATGCGCGGAGCCCTGCACCGACGCGCCGACCACATGCCACTCTGATAGATTCATTCTGAGCAACCGCCATGCGTCAACCGGCGCGTACCGAGAGAAATCCCAACTCCCAATTTCCAGATCCCAAAACGATTATCCGCGAATAACGCGAATCGGCGCGAATGAAATCGCGTAGGGGGCACATTGCATGTGCCCCGGTGCCATTCCGCGCGCCCATGTGCCCCGGTGCCATTCCGCGCGCCCGCGGGCGCGTGCAACGCGCCCCTACGTTACGACGTGTCCGGCATCTCGAACCACTTGCCGGTGTCCTGCGGCTGCCAGAACAACGTGCTGACCGTGCCGTCCTCGAAGAACTGGTACGGGTCGAAGCGCTTGTATTCCTCGTACGGGCCGTCCCAGTCCTTACGACGCTCCTTGTAGGCGTGGTGCCCCTCGATACTGTAGAACTCGAAGAGCATGATGTATGTGCCGGTCGGTTTGCCGTCGCGGTCGGTCTGCCGGTAGTAACGCGCCGACTTCCACTCCGCGAACAGGTCGGCGTGGTGCAACTTGACGTAGTCGAACCAGTCGCGGATCATCTGGTCGTGCGCGGCCTCGTTGCCCGACGCGACGCGCCACGTTTCAAATTCAAGGAAACTCATAGAACACCGTTCTCCACGAAGTCACACGAAGCAACACGAACTATAAACCTTACCTTTGTGTTTCTTCGTGTATCTTCGTGGACAAAGATTAGTGCAGATTCGCGTTATTCGCGGATCGCTTTGTTAT from the Chloroflexota bacterium genome contains:
- a CDS encoding protein phosphatase 2C domain-containing protein, with the protein product MNLSEWHVVGASVQGSAHTRQGAPCQDAHGWRVLPDDILILAVADGAGSAPRSLEGAQAAVGAVLATLADGFAAPEPLPPDVLLRDAFARAREALAVLAAEAGVPLAQFASTLTCAIAGANVLTVASLGDGAVIAETGGELRLASAPPQKGEYANETHFLTQDDARDCVQIARVDGTARAVAATTDGLLRLALRLPDYAPHAPFFQPLFAFAAQAHADADVELAAFLCSERVTARTDDDKTLVIAVRVEPQLTAEPA